One genomic segment of Hordeum vulgare subsp. vulgare chromosome 2H, MorexV3_pseudomolecules_assembly, whole genome shotgun sequence includes these proteins:
- the LOC123428441 gene encoding uncharacterized protein LOC123428441, with amino-acid sequence MAARRLAGAGRAVLSLPNVRRRATNSWAAVRDTFFSTKEVFESHRVVFTVGTSIASVLTAWAGYSIRHMQQTKIDKRLHSIEQSLRDTHKVEHDEIKKIVTSYNISTSACIATALTTTVVGYALGWRGGAWYARRIVRREQQKLMGQIKSQNRWHWRPFSKLRTRFRSNRHASKSSDAPQLPGKDASASANKGQGAEALSNNAASANVGGGSQPAPASAAAGCR; translated from the exons ATGGCGGCTCGGCGGCTGGCCGGCGCGGGCCGCGCGGTGCTGTCGCTGCCCAACGTCCGGCGGCGGGCGACCAACTCCTGGGCCGCCGTCCGCGACACCTTCTTCTCCACCAAG GAAGTGTTCGAGAGCCACCGCGTCGTCTTCACCGTCGGCACCTCCATCGCCTCCGTCCTCACGGCCTGGGCCG GTTATTCTATTCGTCATATGCAGCAAACAAAGATCGACAAGAGGCTTCATTCGATTGAGCAATCT TTGAGGGACACCCACAAAGTTGAACATGATGAGATCAAAAAGATTGTTACCTCCTATAATATTAGCACTTCAGCTTGTATAGCCACTGCATTGACAACTACGGTTGTTGG GTATGCCCTGGGGTGGCGCGGCGGAGCCTGGTACGCCCGGAGGATCGTCCGGAGGGAGCAGCAGAAGCTGATGGGCCAAATAAAGTCGCAGAACAGGTGGCACTGGCGACCCTTCAGCAAGCTGAGAACCCGGTTCAGGAGCAACCGGCACGCCTCCAAGAGCTCCGACGCCCCTCAACTCCCGGGCAAGGATGCATCGGCCTCAGCCAACAAGGGCCAGGGCGCCGAGGCCCTTTCGAATAACGCCGCCTCTGCTAACGTCGGCGGTGGCTCTCAGCCGGCACCGGCATCGGCTGCGGCTGGCTGCAGATGA
- the LOC123428440 gene encoding ubiquinol oxidase 4, chloroplastic/chromoplastic, with product MAASAAPLRAALARSPAATAAGRAFLPPLPPRARRIRLRLGPAVLASGRGRRIRAEATARTRQDKEQQEAEVAAVEDSFAVREAAATPPPEEEGGFDEELTLAGEDGDWVIRLEQSFNIFLTDTVILILDILYRDRDYARFFVLETIARVPYFAFISVLHLYETFGWSRRADNIKVHFAESMNEFHHLLIMEALGGNSVWIDRFLARFSAFFYYFVTVAMYMLSPRMAYHFSECVERHAYSTYDKFLKLNGEELKKLPAPEVAVNYYMNEDLYMFDEFQTSRAPNSRRPKVDNLYDVFVNVRDDEAEHCKTMKACQTHETLRSPHSVQSSTEADSK from the exons ATGGCCGCCTCCGCGGCGCCACTCCGGGCCGCGCTCGCCCGCagccccgccgccaccgccgccgggcGCGCCTTCCTCCCGCCGCTCCCTCCCCGCGCGCGCCGCATCCGCCTCCGCCTCGGCCCGGCCGTTCTCGCCTCCGG gagggggaggaggatccGCGCGGAGGCGACGGCGAGGACGAGGCAGGACAAGGAGCAGCAGGAGGCCGAGGTGGCCGCCGTCGAGGACTCCTTCGCCGTCAGGGAGGCGGCCGCCACACCCCCTCCGGAGGAAGAGGGGGGGTTCGACGAGGAGCTCACCCTCGCCGGCGAGGACGGCGACTGGGTCATCAGGCTCGAGCAGTCCTTCAACATATTCCTCACA GACACCGTCATCCTGATACTCGATATTCTGTACCGCGACCGCGACTACGCCAGGTTCTTCGTGCTCGAGACCATCGCCAGGGTGCCCTATTTCG CGTTTATATCGGTGCTTCATTTGTACGAGACCTTTGgatggtccagaagagctgacaaCATCAAAGTGCACTTTGCCGAAAGCATGAATGAGTTCCATCACCTCTTAATCATGGAA GCGTTGGGTGGCAACTCTGTATGGATTGATCGCTTTCTTGCGCGGTTTAGTGCCTTTTTTTACTACTTCGTCACTGTCGCCATGTACATGCTGAGCCCAAGAATGGCAT ACCACTTCTCTGAATGTGTTGAGAGGCATGCATACTCAACTTATGACAAGTTCCTTAAGCTCAATGGAG AGGAGTTGAAGAAACTACCAGCTCCAGAGGTGGCTGTAAACTATTACATGAATGAGGATCTCTACATGTTTG ATGAGTTTCAAACATCAAGAGCTCCAAATTCCAGGAGGCCTAAAGTTG ATAACTTGTACGATGTATTTGTGAATGTACGAGACGATGAGGCGGAGCATTGCAAGACGATGAAGGCATGTCAAACGCATGAAACCCTCCGTTCTCCTCACTCCGTGCAGAGCTCCACAGAAGCTGATTCCAAATGA